One genomic region from Terasakiella sp. SH-1 encodes:
- a CDS encoding transporter substrate-binding domain-containing protein, which yields MNYILRVFLLLFIALTLNLSVSHAEKPTKIIIGYEPIENPPYYLGTGHQVPQENPGLTVELLKQVANQQNVTLEFLRLPWKRAIASLTDNSINGLFDASFQKKRTKFARYPSLPDHSVDTSKALMVQRYVLYVKKGTNHFTWTGKSFDFHSGQKNIGIKLGYSIASDLKAHQATIEETHNSEKNIKKLLSDRIIAYAELEGMGDRYLATHPQYAQLIEKLEPPVRTKPYYLVFSHEFYKQYPQFCEAYWENIRSFKQTKAYTGLLKKYALHPN from the coding sequence ATGAATTATATCCTGAGGGTATTCCTCTTATTATTCATTGCCCTCACCCTCAATCTATCCGTTAGCCATGCCGAAAAACCGACAAAAATCATCATCGGCTATGAACCGATAGAAAATCCCCCCTATTACCTAGGTACTGGTCATCAGGTCCCACAGGAAAACCCCGGCCTGACCGTCGAGCTTTTAAAACAAGTCGCAAATCAACAAAATGTAACGTTGGAATTTCTCAGGCTCCCGTGGAAACGGGCAATTGCCTCTTTAACAGACAATTCCATCAATGGTTTATTTGATGCCAGCTTTCAAAAAAAACGTACAAAATTTGCCCGCTACCCATCCCTGCCAGACCATTCAGTCGATACATCAAAAGCATTGATGGTCCAAAGGTATGTTTTATATGTCAAAAAAGGCACCAACCATTTCACATGGACAGGAAAAAGCTTTGACTTTCATTCCGGTCAAAAAAACATTGGGATTAAGCTAGGCTATTCCATCGCCAGTGACTTAAAAGCCCATCAGGCGACTATTGAAGAAACCCATAACTCTGAAAAAAACATCAAGAAATTACTCTCAGACCGCATCATTGCCTACGCCGAACTGGAAGGCATGGGTGATCGTTATCTCGCCACCCATCCCCAATATGCACAGCTTATTGAAAAGCTTGAGCCCCCCGTTCGCACAAAGCCATATTACCTTGTGTTCAGCCATGAGTTTTACAAACAGTACCCTCAATTCTGCGAAGCCTATTGGGAAAACATCCGAAGTTTCAAACAAACGAAAGCTTACACAGGCTTACTAAAGAAGTATGCCCTACACCCGAATTAA